ggAGTATGATGATCCTCCCCAGTGGAGCAGATGCTCTGCTAGCATGGTTTCCAGCAATGGGTGCCCTGCTGCGCAGGAGGGCTCAGTATCACAGACAGTACAGGCTTTCTTTTGCACCATTGTTGGATGTGTGTCTGCCCTCCTGTAGTGTTTGCTCTTTCTTCTTCCAGTGCAGCATCaacttgtgctgtgctgtgaccTCCATCCTAGTTTGCCTGACCCCACCTTTTCATTGTCTGTCTCTGGGTGACAGTTCCTGCTTAAAAGTAGCCATTGCTGCTTGTGACTTTATGttgatttttctcctttcttcaaGCTATTTCCCTCAGTCTTTTGGCATAATTTTAGTCTTCTCCAATGGccttgctgagggcacagcacCAATGCCAGGAGCACATCAGCGACAGTACAGAAGTGTCCACACTTCCAGAGGCAGGCCTTGACaatcacagccttcctgggagCATTCCTTTGTCTCCTTTTAGTTACTCTGCTGTTCAATCAGCTGTGCAAGCAGCCTTGCTTCACTTATCATCGATCAGACGTTGACTTGAAATTGCAAAATGCTGTTCTTCCAATGTTTCCAGtcagccttgctgcttctgtaaGTGCTCTGAGGCAGAGTGAGCTTCCATTTCATGTGCTTGTGTGCAGGTTTTTCAAGGTAGGATAAAGTGGAGCCCATTTTTACTTAGAGTAGTTGCTTTAAACTCCTTCAGTGCCTTggccaggcagcacagcactggaTCCAAAAGCTTCACCCCCATGGCACAGAAGGCACGAAGAGAAGTAAGCAAGTTTTACTGCAGACACTGACTGtgctgctttcatttttctAGAGATGACACTCCTCATGTCCCTGATGagaagcttggagaggagaaggttctgcACATGATAGAAAATCTGACTTATCTGATAAAAGAGAGGTTTCCAGGTAGGATTTGAAAGGAtaagaaggggcaaggggcacagagtCTCACAACTTACCAGGATAAAGAAATGACAGAATTGGGAAGGGAAAGGCATGGGAGGGCTGTGGTCACTGGGACTTGTTGGCTCTCTTCCTAGTTGCTGTTTGAGATGTCTGGTGCACACTTATGTTTCAGGTTAActcaggaaagaggaaaagaaagggttACTGCAGTTAGTCATTAAGACAGGAATGTCTGCAAGGTTCCCTTGTGCTGAAACCTTTCCAGCTGTGGGGGAAGGAGCCTTGCTACTGGTGAAAGCTCACTGGTTCACCGTAAAgccacagctctgggctggcTTGTCCCGAGGAGGGGGGGTGGTGTTTGCTGTGCTGTACCCTCATACTGTGGATGATGCACTTTGCAGAGCTCTCAAGCCATGCTGCTCCTTGCAAGTCTGCGAGTGCCTTGGGGAGCTCTGGTGCTGAGGAGCTCTGAAGCCAGCATaggtccctctgtgcccccttTCTGTGTCTCTAGGCATTAAGGTCTACGCAGCCATGGGCAATCATGACTTCCACCCCAAGAATCAGTTCCCAGGAAAAGAACACAGGATCTACAGCCAAACAGCCAAGCTGTGGCAGCCCTGGCTGAGTGATGCTTCCACTGCCCTTTTCAGAGCAGGTATACACCACAGGCTCATCTTGGCAGCACtctggggaggtgggggtggtTTTCCTGCTTCTGTCCTGGCAGCAAGTATTTCTAGAGCATCTGCAGAGGAATGGTCTTGGCTGAATGCTGATTTCTGGCACTGAGTTCTCCTGCTTGTAAGAAAAGAAATTCCTATATGCTTTAGCCTCTCGTTTTTCTTGAGTTGCTGGAAAGTGCTGAGCTTcagtgggagaaaaaaagtctttaaagAAAGCTGTTGGTGCAGGCAGCACTATGGCGCTAGagggctgcccagctcctgctgctgcatgctGTCCCCACACAAGGTCTCCCTTCACCACGGAGGCATAAGCACAACAAGAGGCACAGGGTGGGAAGAGTTGCTCCAGATCTCCACCCTGCAGTGGTCAAagtgctgctggcacctctgcGTAGGGTGACTTTGCTGTGGCCATTGCCAAGGAGAGCTGAGAGGGATGGAAACAAAGGGATCTGGTGTCAGAGATCTCTATCTCTTCCCTGTTGGTTGCACTTTGCAGGAGCTTTCTACAGTGAGAAGCTGCCTGGCCCGGGGACAAGGGGGCGAATCATTGTCCTCAACACCAACCTGTACTATGACCAGAATGATGAGACAGCTGGTGAGGAAGATCCTGGGGGGCAGTTCCAGTGGCTGGAAGAGACACTGACCAACGCCTCCAGAGCCAACGAAAGGGTACTAAAAGAAACGAATAAACAagctctggagaaggcttcTCCCAGCCTGGAAGCTCTTCCTGCTCATGCTGTCCCCACTGCACAGTcgcagcaggcagtgctctctgggctctgcactgctcacagctgctggctctgtagGTGTACATTGTGGGGCACATCCCCCCTGGCTTCTTCGAGAAGAAACGGGGCAAGGCCTGGTTCCGGCACAGCTTCAACCAGCAGTACCTGCGGGCAGTGCAGAGGCACCACGCGGTGATCGCTGCCCAGTTCTTCGGGCACCACCACACCGACAGCTTCCGGATGTTCTACAGTGACACAGGTACCCCCCGTGGCCACTCGGGTGTCTGCGGTGAGAGCCTTTGGTGGCTGTTAGCTGAGCGAGTTGAGAAGGCAGAAaaggcttctggatgctgtgctccaccagagccagcagtggctgagctcctctccagcccatagtttcagctctgcttcctgTTTGCCCTCAGATTTTGTCAGTTTTACCCCAGTGACTTGCAGCCTCTTGCCTGGTCCTTGTTGACAGGTTTTGGACATAAGGGAGCAGTTACAGCTCCTTGCTTTGGGGTTACAGGTCTTGGGTCCCCTTTCTGATGTGGTTCCTTTGTGCACTCTGACTGCAGGAGTCtttggcagcagtgggcagcctgttctcagctgcagcaggcccaTGCTCAGTCCCTGATGCCGGTGGGTGTCTGACCTTTGTGCACCGCTGCTGTCCTTGGggctggtggcagagctgctgcaggatgaTGGGTTCCCAGGTGCCCACTGCGGTGTGTTCAAGGTGTGCTAGAAGCCAAGGTCTCTCGGGGGTTGTTTTGCCTTTCTGTTAAGGTTCTCCAATCAGTGTCATGTTCCTGGCCCCTGGAGTGACTCCCTGGAAAACAACTTTACCTGGAGTGACCAACGGAGCCAACAATCCTGGGATCCGGGTGATCGACTATGATCCAGACACCCTCCAAGTGCTGGTAGGGGAtccccagctgctgcacacTGCACCCCTGGGGTACTTCAATGCCTCCTGCAGTTTTACTGTGACTACAGGAGTCGAGCAGCTATGTAAGAGAGGACATCAGGCTTGTGTCTAACGTGAAGGTTGAGCAAGAGCATCATCAAGTAAAGGCAAGATGACTGCAgtcagctggctgaggctggaaaTGAGTTTCCTAGGGCTGTGCAGGACAGGTTTGGGTCTCCCTGCTTACCAAGTTGATTCATTTGTGATGCATCCAAGTTGTGAGTGTAGGGCCTGTTTCTGTTTTATGTCTCTGCCACGAGGCAGAGGGTGTGGTGGTTGTGCCTTCCTTTGTAGTGGATAAAGCAGCCCTGCTGACATCTTTACAGCACGAGAAATGAACACTGAAATGCTCTGTGCAGAGCTAGGGAGCTGGTGAAGCACAGAGGGAAAGAGACTGAGATGCAAGATGCTTTTGTGGTGACTTCTGAAGGCTGTCCCCTGAagtgtctggccccaggctgacACCTTGGTAGAAGGCACCTGCTCTCCCCTCACTGCACCAGGagacctgctgcctgtgctgcacacCAGCACCTGGGGGAGGGACTCATCATGTCCTGGCCAAGCACTCACAGCCTAATCCTTTCCTGGTTTGTCCTCAtcctgtttttctctctgcaggaTATGGTCACTTACTACTTGAATCTAACTCATGCCAACATGATGGCCTCGACAGGGCAGGAAGAGGTCCCAGTGTGGGAGGAAGAGTACAGGCTGACAGAGGCCTTCCAGGTGCCTAATGGCTCTGTGGGCTCCATGCAGTCGGTGCTGGAGAAGCTGTCAGAGGACGCAGGCAGTCTGCAGCAGTACCACGAGCTGAACTCGGTCAGATACGACCGCAGCCCCTGTGGGGAGGGCTGCCGGCTGGACCACCTCTGTGCCATCAGGGAGGTTGATTTCACAAAGTACAGTCAGTGtgtcagaggcagcagccctgcccctgccctcaccagcacctgccttctgctttctggCTTGCTCTTAggcctgctcagtctgcagccAGCATGGTGATGgagagagcacaggggcacccTGCACATGGATCAGCAGGTGGGAAGGTGCCTGGCACTGAGAACTGGCTTGGAAACCAAGATGAGTTCAGAGGCCTTCACTAAAAGCTGTGTGATGTTTGTGTGAAGTCTTCTACAAGAGCTGGATGTACccaggaggggcagggatggagcctttTATGCCAGACTGAGCTGGGGAGTTTGTCTCCTTTCTGCGGTGCCACCTGTGAGCTACTGCATGTTCctgaggggctgctgccagggagcttCTTCATGTTGGCACATGCTGCTCTTCTGGAAAGCCCACACAAGGTCCTGGTTCTGGTGCCCTTCAGAAGCAGCCTTCGATTTCTGCACAGAGCCAGGTGGGATTAGTTCcctctttgccagtgtgtggccGTCAGCAGGTTTGGGCACCGCTTTCAGATGTCAGCCCCAGATGAGGCTCCAGGGTAagaagtttggtttttttgtttttgttttagtttttctttcccctggtTGCTGAGCATGAGCAGTGCTCCCCTCCCTTCTGTGCTCTCTTgactttcagccactctgctccttccttcagctgggcactgccagctggcCTCGACCACTTTGCCAGTAAGAAGCGTCCAACAGTTTGGTgactgagcagctctggggtttGCTGGGTGCCTCCAGAGCCTTGGGGGCACGAGCCAGAGGGATGCTGCCGGGTGCCAGAGCCATGCTGCTGGGCCTGCGGGGTGTGGGGAGTATTTGAGCTGTCTGTacaggcagctctgggctgtTGCAGGTGCCtgacaaggcagagcaggagctggcagggtaCTGGAGCTTTCTGCCCAGAACACAAAGCCCAGGCATGCCCAGGGTGCTCCACAGGTCAGCtgcatgctgccagcagcatcccaccAGTGAGGTGCAGGCAGAGTCCAAGAAGGGAAGGGCTGAGGGTGAGAATGGAGCCTGCAAGCAGAGAGTGTAGGCTGGGCACAGGAATATGGCATGTGCCCAGTGGGGCACTGTGGTGGGATGAAGGTGTGGGGTTGGGCAAGGGGTGTTTAGGTGCAGGGggagcagcacccacagctctggggctttgcagccaTGGTTGTCGTGTGCCACGGCAGAGCATGTGCCCAGCGATGTCAGGCTGGGGTGCCCCCGGGCAGATGCCTAGGTGGAAGAGGCTAGTGCCATCTCCCCTTGTGCTCCTGGACTGGCAGGTGTGGCTGATCCTCGCTGGGcctttccccccactcctgtctcCTTTCAGTTCTGTCACACAGAGCTCCCTGGAAGCCAGGTGCCCGCTCCGGCCTTTGCTGTGTCCTGAAGTCTTCCCCTTTGCAAcaggctggcaaagctggcactgcccaaACCCAGGGCCTTGGGCTCTGTTGAACTCTTGGCTTATTTTGAAGCAGCCTTCTGCGGTGGACGCGGGTGGGGTTCGTGGCGGTGGGTTCGGCTCCGCGGGGCGCGCCCTGCTGTGGGGAGCGGAGAGGAAGCGGTGAAATCCTGCCGGGAGCCGGAGCAAAACCGCTGCCCGAGCTGTGCCCGCAGCTCCTCGGCGGCTGCAGCTGGCGGGGTGCAGTGGGTACTGCGCCCCGGGCAGGGGCAAGAGCGAGGCCTCCCCTCTCCCCGGGGCCCCTGTATGGGCTATGCCCGGGGCCGTACCGCTGCGGGGAGTGGAGGAGCGACGAAGGGTTGAGGCCGACTCGGGCTGCGGGGGGTGACCGGAGGCTGTCTGAGGGGGGTGGCGccggggctgcagggaggtcgCCCCCGAGGGGCGCCTTAGGGTGACCGAGGCGGGCGGCGCAGCGCCGGCGGAGGGCGATGGGGCCGGCCCGGGGGCGGTGCTGGGGTGCAGCGCGGGGCGCGGAGTGCAGGGCGGGACCTAGCGCGGGGTGGAGCCTGTCCGGGGCGGGGCCCGGGGGCTGCCGCTCGGTCCCCGTCACTCGCCGCTCGGTCCCCGTCACTCGCCGCTCGGTCCCCGTCACTCGCCGCTCGGTCCCCGTCACTCGCCGGTCGCCGCCATCCCGCCCATGGCGCTGCGAGCGGCCCCGCCGCGGTTCGGGCCGCTGCAGCTAGTGCTggcggcgggggcggcggcggcggcggcgctggaCGTGTTGGCCGACGGGTGGGTGGCGGCGGGGTACGCGCGGGACGGGCAGCCGGGCTGGGCCGCGCTGGTGCTGGCGCTGCTGGCCGCCGCCTCGCTCGCCACCCAggcctgcagctggctctggctgcGCTCCGACCCGCCCGCCTTGCGCCCCGGCCTGCCGCTCTGGCTGCTCGCcgccctccacctcctccagctCGGCTTCCTTTTCAGGTACGGTAAGACTCCATCCGGCGCCCACCGGGCAGCCTGCCCTCCCCACTCGGGCATCACTCTGGTACCTCCCCACGCTATCCTCCGGTCGCTCCTTCGCCTTCCCcgtccccagatccctctcagcctctctccctgccctctcaGGCTGTGGAGGCATCTGATCCCCTgtatctgctgctctgcccaagGAGCCCCTTGGCTACCCCAGCGCTTCCATCCTGCTGGCTCCCCAGGCAAAGCGGTTTTGCCCAGCTCCGGGTTGGAACCAGGTGGAAGCCACCCGAGTCCTCCCGACTGAAGTTTCCCACCAGTGTCCCAAAATCTCGGCTCCGTTCCTTCTCCCagtgctgccgctgctgccagaggcctctgccaggctgagcagggcagagggtcaGAGCCTGCGGGAGCAGCGAACGCCCCAAAACCTCGTCCCGGCCTCAGCCCTCCTGGCCGTGGGGGCCGGGGAGTGGCTGCTCCGCCTCCGGGGCAGGGCAAGACTCTGCCGCTTCTGCTCCAGCGATGCTCGAACGGCGGCGTCCTGCCGTTGCTGCCGTGTTTGGCTtggcagggggaaggggaacGGTTTGAGCACAGTtcgaggaggtttgggttgtcCTGCCAGGGCACTGTGAGGACCGAGTGGCAcactgtgctgccagccagcagcccctcaCCACTGCCCGGGTCTCCACAGGTGCCTCCACGCTCTGAAGGTGGGCTGGAAGGTGTGCACggcaaaggcagaggaagaggaggagcagcagcacatggcCTTCCTCTCGCACGACATCAGCATGCTGCGCCTCTTCGAGACCTTTCTGGAGAATGCTCCGCAGCTCACCCTGCTCCTCTATGTCATCCTGAGGACCAACAAGGCAGAGCCCTCCCAGTGTGAGGTTCTGGGGCCAGGGCAGGGGTGCTGCAGGGGTACAGAGTGGGTCTGGATGGGATAGATCAAATGAACTGTCCAGGAGCTGTAGGACCCAGCAGGGTGCTCTTCATCTGTCGTTGCTTCTCCCATGTCACTCATGTTGAGTGACACACAGGAGGGTGGATCTCTGCCCTGTGCTTACATGCCCCAAGGGACTGTGTTGGTCTTGGGGTGGAGGGTTGAAACTGGGGAACCCCTGTGGTCATTCTCCTGCTTGACCTAAGAGAAGCTAAGGTGAGAaactgggagcctgctgggaagCAATGAAATGCTGTTGTGGATGTGGATGGAATGGAGCACAGGCCACTGAGAAGGTGCTTTGGTGCCCATCCTAGGGTGGGGAGCAAGCATCACTGCATGGAAATGGGAAGCCCAACCATGTGCTGGttggctggagctggctctTATCCCCTGCTTGtgtgggctgggagctaggcTCTGCATAGCCACTTGGTCCTGTTTCTTCCCCATCTCCTGGGCAAGGCTGGGCACCAGCCTCCTGCTCGGCAAGGGTGGAAGGCTGAGGCTTGgaccctgcacagctgctgcttttgtgggGTGGTGGGGAGCTCGTTTTAGCggtgctgggcagaggaagGCTCGAGCTggaccctcagcatcaccactgTGTTTGCAGGCCTGGGGCTCTGCACCGCGTTCCTGTGTGTGACCTGGGCTCTAGTGGACTACCACCAGTCCCTGCGCTCCTTCCTGCAGGacaagctggagctgggctggggctcctCTGCCGTC
The sequence above is a segment of the Pogoniulus pusillus isolate bPogPus1 chromosome 37, bPogPus1.pri, whole genome shotgun sequence genome. Coding sequences within it:
- the LOC135190950 gene encoding acid sphingomyelinase-like phosphodiesterase 3b, with protein sequence MGNHDFHPKNQFPGKEHRIYSQTAKLWQPWLSDASTALFRAGAFYSEKLPGPGTRGRIIVLNTNLYYDQNDETAGEEDPGGQFQWLEETLTNASRANERVYIVGHIPPGFFEKKRGKAWFRHSFNQQYLRAVQRHHAVIAAQFFGHHHTDSFRMFYSDTGSPISVMFLAPGVTPWKTTLPGVTNGANNPGIRVIDYDPDTLQVLDMVTYYLNLTHANMMASTGQEEVPVWEEEYRLTEAFQVPNGSVGSMQSVLEKLSEDAGSLQQYHELNSVRYDRSPCGEGCRLDHLCAIREVDFTKYSQCVRGSSPAPALTSTCLLLSGLLLGLLSLQPAW
- the XKR8 gene encoding XK-related protein 8 translates to MALRAAPPRFGPLQLVLAAGAAAAAALDVLADGWVAAGYARDGQPGWAALVLALLAAASLATQACSWLWLRSDPPALRPGLPLWLLAALHLLQLGFLFRCLHALKVGWKVCTAKAEEEEEQQHMAFLSHDISMLRLFETFLENAPQLTLLLYVILRTNKAEPSQCLGLCTAFLCVTWALVDYHQSLRSFLQDKLELGWGSSAVYFLWNLFLVCPRVLAVALFALLWPYGLAVHFPLVWLAMFLWVSLQGTDFMESPGPEQLYRAIVAVVLYFSWFNVSSGRTLQRSIIYHSFMLADSSLLALSWLWCRSPSEELSYLIPVLSAALPCYLLGLALRVTYYKGLHPNMWAQQQGGYDEVDASRSSGPELVNKRMQRLAQAQFPISWPAAQQFLDGATESAV